The DNA segment TCCTCGAGCAGCAGCAGCCGGCCGTCCGGCGCGGTGCGGGTCTCCCGGCGGGCGTCGGTCAGCAGCATCAGCGCCAGCAGCCCCGCCACGGCCGGGTCGGCGGGGAGCAGCCGGCGCAGCATCCGGCCCAGCTCGACCGACCGCTGCACGAGGTCGCGCCGCACGAGCTCGTCCCCTGCCGGGGTGGTGTGCCCGGTGGTGAACAGCAGGTGCACCACGGACAGGACGGCGTCCACCCGCTGCGGCAGCTCGGCGGCCGAGGGCACCCGGTACGGGATCCGGGCCACCGCGATCTTCTTCTTGGCCCGGGTGATCCGGGCGGCCATGGTCGCCTCGCCCACCAGGAAGGCGCGGGCCACGTCCGCGGTGGACAGCCCGCACATCAGGCGCAGGGTGAGCGCGACCTGCGCCGACCGGTCCAGCGCCGGGTGGCAGCACGTGACGATCAGGCGCAGCCGGTCGTCGGACAGCCCGGCGTCCTCGCCGACCAGCTCGCCGGGCCCGGCCACGGTCTCCTCCTCCACGAGCAGCGGGAGGTACCGGCGCTCCACGCCGCGGTGGCGGACGACGTTGAGGGCGCGCCGCTTGGCGGTCGTGGTCAGCCACGCCCCCGGCCGCGCGGGGACCCCGTGCACCCGCCAGTCGGTGAGCGCTGCTGCGAACGCGTCCTGCGCGCACTCCTCGGCGGCGTCGAGGTCGCGGGTGACGCGCACCGTCGCGGCGAGCACGGAGGCCCACTCGCGACGGTGCGCGTCCGCGACCGCCGCGGCCACCGCGGGGGTGTCCTCGACGGTCATGCCCGGCGCCCGGCCCGGCTCAGCCGAAGGTCATGACCGGACGGACCTCGACCCCGCCGAAGCGGGCCGGGCACAGCTTGCCGACGGCCAGGGCGGCGTCCAGGTCGGGGGCGTCGATGAGGTAGTAGCCGCCGAGCGCCTCCTTGGTCTCCACGAAGGGCCCGTCGGTCACCTCCGACCCGCCGCGCACGCTCGTGGCCGTGCCGGTGGGCTGCAGCGCCTCGCCGCCCACGAGGGTGACCCCGTGCTGCTCCACCGCGGCGGCGAAGTCGACGTGCGCCTGCGTGATCTCGGCGAGCTCCTCCGGTGTGGCCGCCTCGTACGGGGTCTCGTCCTCGTAGATCAAGATCAGGTACTGGCTCATCTCGTCCCCTCGGGGTCCCGGCCCGCTCTTCGGGCCTGCACCTGTACGACACGCGTGCCCGGCCCGGATCGACAGTTACGGCGGACCACGTCGCGTCCCGGCGTCCTACCACGTCGTGAGCTGCCCGGGGACCGACCGGCGCCCCGGCCGTGGTCGCGGCCTCGTCCCCGCTCCCGGGCATCCGGCCCTGGTCGCCGACCCCCGGGGACCCGTCGGGCACCGTGCCGACGGAACGACGTCCGGCACCGGCTCAGGTCACCCACGGCAGGACCCGTCGCCGGCCCGGTCCACGGAGGAGCTGGTCAGGGCGCCCGGACCCGGCCCGGGTCCCGGGGTGCCAGCAGCGGCCGCTCCGGTCCGCCGGCCGCCTCGGCCTCGTAGCGGCGGGTGACCTGACGCCCGAGCACGATGATCACCCCGGTCTCCAGCCCCAGACCGACGACGCAGACCAGCACCCACACCATCCGGTCCCCACCCCACCCTTACCGGGTCGGGCCAGGTGCCGGGAGCTCAGCCGTCCTCGGCGCAGCGGAGCGGGGCGACCGTCCCGGCGGGTGCTGTCCTGGCGTCGGGCTGACGGCTGCTGGTCATGCGCGGATCCTCGGGGCGCCCGGCCGCCGCCGGATCACCCGTCGTGGGCGAACGGTGCGACCCGGCCCCGGCAGCGGTCCGGCTCTCCCGGGCCGAGCCCCCGCTCACCCCGGACGAGGGGTGCCCGCGGTGCCGGAGAGCGCGACGGTGTGGGGGTCCGGGCTCCGGCCCGGCGCGCCGTGAGGAGGTCGGCCGTGGGGGCAGGGAGGCCGATGGCGCGGGCCTCGGACCGGATCGAGCAGCTGGCCCGCGTCCTGCTGGTCTGCGCCCTGGCGCTGACGTTCCCCGTCACCCTGCTCGTGGCGTCGACGACCCACGCCCGCGCCCTCGCCGAGGGGAGAGCGCAGTCGCTCGAGCGGCACCAGGTCGACGCCGTGCTCGTCGGGGAGCCGGTCGCCGGCCCGGCCGACGCGCCCCGCACCCCCCGTGCGACCGCCGTGTGGCGCGGGCCCTCGGGAGCCGAGCACACGGGCCTCGTCCCCGTCCCCGACGGCACCGCGGCCGGTGCGACCGTCCCCGTCTGGGTGGACCGCGCCGGCGACCTCACCACCCGCCCGCTCGACGAGGACGGCGCCGCGGGGCAGGCCGCCGGGATGGCCGTGGGGACGTTCCTGCTGGTGCCGGCCCTCGCGCTCGGGGTCCACGTCGTCCTGCGGGCGGCCCTCGACCGCAGCCGGCTCCGCCGCTGGGCGGCCGACTGGGCCGTCGTCGAGCCCCTCTGGGCGCGCCGGCAGCCCTGAGGCTCAGCGGGGGGCCGTGCCGTACGACTGCAGGAACAGCGCCTCGGCCAGCGCCATGTCGGCGATCTCCTGCGGCGCCACGCTCTCGTTGGGGGCGTGGATCGACGACAGCGGCTCCTCGACGCCGATGAGGAGGAGCTCCGCCGCCGGGTAGGTGGCCGCGAGGACGCCGCAGAGCGGGATGGACCCGCCCTGCCCCAGCTCGACCGGCGGGACCCCGTAGGCGGCGTGCAGGGCCGCGGTCATGGCGCGGTGGGCCGGGCCGCCGGTGGCCGGGCGGCACGCCTCACCGGCCGACTCGACCTGCGCGGTGACCCGGACCCCCCAGGGGGCCGCCCGGTGCAGGTGGCGGACCAGGGCCTCGCCGGCCGGCCGGGCGGCGACGCCCGGCGGGATGCGCAGCTCGATCCGCGCACCGGCCCGGGGGACGACGGCCGCGGCCGACCCGACCACCGGCGGGCAGTCGATGCCGAGGACGGTGACCGCCGGGCGGGCCCAGAGCGCGTCGGCGACGGTCCCCCCGCCCAGCAGCGAGACCCCGTCCAGCACGCCGGCGTCCTGCCGGAACTGCTCGTCCGGGTAGGGCGCACCGGACCACTCCCCGGTGGCGGGCAGGCCGTCGACGGTGGTGGCGCCCCGTTCGTCGCGCAGGGTCGCCAGCATGCCGACCAGCGCGGCCAGGGCGTCGGGGGCGGCTCCGCCGAACACCCCCGAGTGCACCGCGGAGGTGAGCGCCTCGACCGTCACGACGACGTGGACGGTGCCCCGCAGGCTGACCGTGAGGGCGGGCTCGCCGACGGCGGCGTTGCCGGTGTCGGCCACCACGACCGCGTCGGCCCGCAGCAGGTCGGCGTGCTCGGGGACGAACGCCTCGAGCCCCCCGGTGCCCTGCTCCTCGGAGCCCTCGACGACGACCGTGAGGTGCACCGGCAGCGCGCTGCCGAGCGCCCGCAGGGCGGTGAGGTGCACCAGGACGTTGCCCTTGCAGTCGGCCGCGCCCCGGCCGTACCAGCGACCGTCCACCTCGGTGAGCGAGAACGGCGGCGTGCGCCAGGCGTCCTCGCGCTGCGGCGGCTGGACGTCGTAGTGCGCGTACAGCAGCACGGTCGGGGCGTCCTGGTCGCCGCAGCGCCGCGTCCCGATCACCGCGCTGCTGCCGTCGGGGGTCGGCGCCAGCCGCACGTCGGGGAAGCCGACGCCGGCGAACCGGTCGGCCACCCACCGCGCCGCCCGGAGGCACTCCTGCGGCGGGTACTGCCGCGGGTCGGCCACCGACGGGATGGCGACGAGCTCGGCGAGCTCCCGGCGGGCCTGCGGCATCAGCTCGGCGACCCGGGTACGCAGGACCGCCGCGTCCGCGCCTGACCGCACGGGGGGCACCCGGTCAGACCCTGACCAGGGGCTGGAAGGGGTGGATCTCGCCCTTGTCCCGGTGCACGAGCCCCCAGGAGCCGTCCGGGACCTCGTGCCACGCCCCCGGGAGCTCGCGCAGCGGCTCGGAGACGACGAAGCGGGTGTCGGGGCCCAGCTGCTGCAGGGCCTCCAGCTCCGGGTGCAGCTGCCGCACCTGGGCCACGTCGGTGGAGTAGTACAGCGAGCTCGTCTCCCCCTCGCTCGAGTACCGGAACACCCAGATCGACTCGCCGTCGGTGGTGGCCACCGTCATGTGCACGGGGTACGCGACCCCGTGCCGGTGGCCGACCTCCTCGACCAGCGCGACGGCCCGCGCGACTGCGGTGGGTGGGTCGTCCTCGAGCCCGAAGGTCAGCGCCAGGAAGAACAGCGTCTCGGTGTCCGTCGACCCCTCGATCTGCGGGTACAGCGCGGGGTCGACCGCCATCACCAGGTCGCGCTTGAGCGTGCCGAACTCGGCGAGCGACCCGTTGTGCATCCACAGCCACCGGCCGTGCCGGAAGGGGTGGCAGTTGCTGCGCTGCACCGGCGTGCCGCTGGAGGCGCGGATGTGCGCGAACAGCAGCGGCGTCCGGATCTGCGAGGCGATCTCGCGCAGGTCCCGGTCGTTCCACGCCGGGTGGGTGCTCTTGTAGACCGCCGGTTCCGCCCGGTCGCCGTACCAGCCGATGCCGACGCCGTCACCGTTGGTGGTGAACCCGCCCAGCTTGGCGTGCAGGCTCTGGTCGATGAGCGAGTGGACCGGCCGGTACAGCAGCTCCTCAACCAGGATCGGGTCACCCGAGTAGGCCATCCACCTGCACATCGTCGCCTCCGGTGCGCTCGTCAGGTCAGTCCGTCCATCAGCGCACACCGGGCCGGGCGGCACCTCACCCGATCCGGGTCCCTCTGCGCCGCGCGCTCAGCCCCCGGAGCCCGCCGTGCTGCCGTAGCGGAGGTGCAGGTCGGCGAGGACCTCCAGGTCGAACAGGCCGCCGTTGTCTATCCGGTTGTCGTAGTTCTCGCTGCCCAGGAAGAGGTCCAGCCGGCGCTGGACGGCGGGGTCCCAGCTGCCGTCGACCGCACCGTCGAAGAAGCCCCTGGCCACCATCAGCCGCTTGAGCTCGCGCGCCAGCTCGGGCCCGATGGGCACCAGGTCCGCCGGGTCGCTGGGGAACCAGGCGAGCCGGTGCAGCGCGTAGCACCGGGACAGCTCCTCGATCGGCCGCGGGTGGTCGTAGACGGAGATCACCACGTGCCGGTCGTCCAGCCCGCCGTACCCGCCGTCGCGCCGGAGCACGAGCAGCGCGGCCGACTGCTGACCCCGGATGTCACCGCCGGCCCGTTCACCGGCGTCGAGCGCCGCCACGAGCCGTTCGGCGAGCGGACCACCCGTGTCCTCGAACGTCGTGACCATGGCCTCGACCACCCCCGCACCCGCCAGCCCGTTGCCGAGGGCGACGCAGGCGCGACCCGTGGCGCTGCCCGACCACCCGGCCCAGGTGTGCAGGTCGTCCCCGGTGTAGGCGGCCCCGGTGCCCGTCGGGTCGAGCAGCGCGAACTGCCGCTTCGTGCGGTGCTCGTCGTCGTTGAGCAGCACCTCCAGCGCCTGGCCGGGCGTGGCACCCGAGCGCAGCAGGGCCAGGCCGGCCGAGCCGTGCCGCGGGTTGCCGAAGGCCTGCGTCGCGACGACACCGACGTCCGCCTCCCCGTGGGGGACGAGGCTCCCGACACCCGGGAACTTCGACTGCACGGCAACCCCGACCGCGCCGTCGGCGGCGTCGCAGCCGAGGACGGAGTAGGTCATCGTCGTCCTCCCGGTCCCGGGGAGCCCTGAGCCTCGCCCGGGCCGGCGTCCGGCGGACCACCTCCGCCGGGTGAGTCACCCCTCCCCCTCGAGCCGCCAGGCCACCAGCCCGAACAGCACGCCCAGGGCGTTGGTCGCCCAGTGCGCGCCGGCGCTGGCGACCACGCTGCCGCTGCGCCGGCGGAGCTCGCCGAAGACGAGCCCCCCGACGGTGGTGAGCGCGACGGTGCCGGCGACGAGCACCGCGCTGCCCGCCCCGCCGACCGCCTCGGACACCCCGCGGTTGGTCGTGCCGACGCCGGCCGCCGGCAGCACGTGCCAGCAGCCGAACAGCACCGAGGTGCCCACCAGCACCTGCCACGGGCGCAGGTGCCGCGAGAACACCCCCCAGAGGACCGAGCGGAACGCCAGCTCCTCGAGGACCACGGTGCCCAGCGGGATGACGACGAACGCCGTGCGCAGCACGTCGGGCAGCGGGAGGTGGTAGCGGTCGTCCTGGAACGCCGGCCGGGTGAGCGGCAGCAGCACCGCGACGGCGTAGCCGCCGGCGACCACGCCGATCACACCGAGCGCCCACCGGCACCCGGCTCCCAGCCGGTCCCGGCCCAGCCCGAGCTGCGACCAGCTGAGGCCGTCCGACCGGGCCCAGACGACCAGGCCGGCGCCCTCCAGCGTCCGGACCCACCACGGCGGGTGCAGCGTGTGGTCGGTGACGTTGATCGCGGCGAGCACGGCCACGGCGGCGGCGGAGACCCGGCGGTCGTGGGTCAGCCGGGCGGCGGACGTCGTCACGCCGCTCCCCGCGCCGCGGCGGCCGGCACGGGTTCAGTCCCCGCCGATGAGCGACCGCAGGCGCTCGGTGTCGGCAGCGGTCCAGCCGGGTGGCTGCGCGACGGCGGCCCACCCGTCGACGTAGTCGGCCTCGTACCGGTGGCCGTGCCCGTCGGGCACCCCGGTGGCGAACACCAGGTCGGCGGTGACCTGCCAGAAGCTGACGACGGGGAGCCAGACCATGCTCGGCGAGACGTCCGGCGCGCGGTCCCCGGTCAGCCAGTCGGGGCGGTCCAGGACCAGCCGCGGCGACCACCAGACGATGGGGTCCGAGGCGTTCTGCAGGTACACGACCCGCGGGTCGCCCCAGGGCGCCGGTGGCCCGGTGAGGTCGGGCGCCTCGTCGGCGAACCGCACCGTGCGGCCCTCGTCGACGACCGGCAGCCACTCCGGCGACCCGTCGTCTCGGTCCTCGACGATCTCGCGGGTGAGCGCGTTGAAGTTGGGCGGCCCCGCCCACAGCACCCCGTCGGTGCGGTTCCCGATGTCGGCGAGGCCGCTGAAGGCGGCCTCCCCGCCGAAGGTGCCGAGGCTCTCCCCGAACACCAGCAGCCTCGGCCGGGCGTCCGCCGGCAGCTGCGCCCAGGCGCCGTAGACCGCGTCGAACAGCGCCCGCCCCGCGTCCCGCGCCTTCACCTGGTCGACGAGGAAGGACATCCAGCTGGGCAGGTAGGAGTACTGCAGCCCGACCATGGCGGTGTCGCCGTTGAACTCGTACTCCAGCGAGTCGCTGGCCGCCGGGTCCACCCACCCGGTCCCGGTCGTGGTCACCACCACCAGCACCGCGCGGTCGAGGCCGCCGGCCCGCTGCAGTTCGCGGACCGCGAGCGCGGCGCGGTCGCCGACGTCCCCGCCGGAGTCCAGCCCGACGTAGGCGCGGACCGGTGCCACGGCCGGCCGGCCGGAGAAGGCCGCCAGGTCCGCGGTCGTGGGCCCCAGGCCGACGAAGGCCCGGCCCTCGCGGCCCAGGTCCTCCCAGGGCACCAGGGACCCCGGGCTCCCCGACCGCTCGGGCCCGGTCGGGCGGACCGAGCCCTCCTTCGTGTCCCCGTTCGTCACGCTGAAGGCGGAGTTCATCCCCTCCACCAGGCCCTGGAAGAGGACCCCGTTGACCAGGAAGACGACCAGGACGGCGGCGCCCAGGACACCGAGGGCCCGGGCCAGCCGGCGGGGCAGGACGCGGCCGACCACCCGGGCGAGCCACCGGGCCAGCCGGCGGACGCCGCGGCCGACGGCGACGAGCAGCGCGGACAGCAGCACCGCCAGGACGACCACGCCGACCGACGACCACCCCGACGGCGGGTCCAGGCCCATCAGCTCGTGGACCTCGCGCTGCCAGCGCGCACCGAGCACCAGCATGCCGAGCAGGAGCAGCGGGCCGGCGACGGCCAGCACCTGCCAGGCGCGGCGGCGGGCGCCGGCGGACAGCCGGCCCTCGGTGGACTCTGCGACGAACCAGGCCACGGTGACCCCCACGCCGTACCCGATCGCCGCCGTGATGCCGGTGACCACGCCCTGGACGACCCAGCCCCGCGGCAGCAGGGACGGCGTCAACGAGCAGCAGCCGAGCACCAGCGCACCGACGGTGCCGCTCCAGGTGCCGCGGGGCAGCCGGGCCGGCCACCGACGCCGAGGGCCGTCCTGGGCCGGCGTGGGCGGCGGCAGATCGACGTCGGGACCCGCACCCGCCACTCCCGTCGCGGATCGCGCGGTCATGCCGGCCTCCGCTCGTCGGGTCAGGCGACGGTAGGCGCGACCGCGGCGGCCCGGCTCCTACCGCGAGGGTGAACCGCTGCCTCCCGCGGCGGCCCACCATCCCGCCATGGGGAGCGGAGCGCCGAGCAGCCGGTGGACGACCGGGGCCGGCAGCGCAGCCGACGTCGGTCTCGTGGTGGCGGCGGCACTGGCACCGGGCTCGTTCGCGCCGTCGCTGTCCGCGCGCAGCGCCGTCGACCAGGGGCTGGTGACCGGGCTGTCCACCGGCCTGCACCACCTCCTGACCGCGGGCGCCCAGGACGTGCTGCTGGGCACCGCCCGGTTCCTCTCCGGCGGAGCGGCGTCCCCGGCCGCCCGGGGCCGCGCCGCGATGGCGGTCGACGCTGCCGCCGTGCCGCTCGGGCTGGCCGTCCTCCGGGCCCTCCCGGCGCGGCCCGAGGACCCGCTGCGGGGCATCGCACGCCAGGCGGCGTGGCGGCTCGGCGCCACCGGCCTGAGCGGCGCCCTCCTCGGCGGGGCCCGGATCGGGGCGTCCGCGCTCGACGAGCGGCTGCGGCTGGGCGGACGGCTCGTCGCCGTCCCGCCCGCCGTGCCCGTCGGCCTCTGCCTCGCCTACCTGCTCGACCGGGTCCGCGCGGCCGAGCAGGAGGAGGTGCCGGACGCCCCCGAGGCGCCGTCGGCCCTGCGGTCCCTGGCGGTGGCGACGGCTGTCGTGGCCGCGCTGAGCGGCGCAGCGCACGGGGAGCACGCGGTCGTCGACGTGCTCGCCCACCGCCTGGCCGCGGTGCTGCCCGGGCCCCCGGAGCTCTGGCGCGGGACGGGGCACGCCGGCTTCCTCACCGTGCTCGGGCTGGGCACGTCCGCGGTCTGGCACCGCGCCATGCGCCGGATCGAGGCCGGGACGTCGGCCGACGTCCCGGTGCTCGAGCCGGGCGAGGCCGACCGGTGGGTGCCCGGGACGGTGAGCGGCGGCCCGGGGAGCGTCGTGCCCTGGGTCGGGCTGGGTCGCGAGGGACGCCGCTCCGCGCTCGCGTCCGTGCGGCCGGAGCCGGTCAGCCGCCCGGACGGCGTCCCGGACCTGTCGATCGCGACCGTCATGGGCGAGCCGGCCCGGGCCGCGCCGGTGCAGGTGTACGTCGGCCTGGACAGCGCACCGAGCGCCCGGGCGAGGGTCGACCTCGCGCTGGCGGAGATGGAGCGGACCGGCGCCTTCGACCGGCCGCTGCTGGTGCTCGTCTCTCCCACCGGCACCGGGTACGTCAACTACGTGGCGGTGGCCGCCCTGCAGTACCTGACGCTCGGCGAGGTCGCGACGGTCACGCTGCAGTACTCCCGGCGCCCGTCGCCGCTGTCGCTGGGCATGGTCCGGACGGCCCGTGAGCAGAACCGGCTGCTGTGGTTGCGCGTCCTCCAGCGCCTCCGCGAGCGACCCGGGCGGCGCCCCCGGGTCGTGCTGTTCGGCGAGAGCCTCGGCGCGCACACCAGCCAGGACGTCTTCCTGCACTGGGGCACCCTCGGCCTCGACGCGATGGGCATCGACCGGGCGCTGTGGCTCGGGACGCCGCACGGCAGCAAGTGGATGCGCCAGGTCACCCGCGGCCACCGGCTGGACGTGGACCAGCAGACCGTCGCGGTGGTCAACGACCACGCGCAGCTGACCGCGCTGGCCCGACGGCAGGCGGAGCCCCCGCGCTTCGTGCTGCTCAGCCACGACGACGACGGCGTGACGACGTTCGGCCTGGACCTGCTGTGGTCGCCGCCGGACTGGCTCGGCCCGCGGCGGCCCCGCCCGGAGCCGGCCGTCGACGGCGGCAGCCCCCGGGGCATCTCCCCGGCGATGCGCTGGCGACCGGTGACGACGTTCGTGCAGAACCTGGTCGACATGAAGAACGCCCAGCAGCCCGGCGCCTACCAGGCCCGCGGGCACGACTACCGGCCGGACCTGCCGCGCTTCCTCGTCGACGTGTACGGGCTGGACGTGACCCCGGCGCAGCTGGCCCGGGTGGAGGAGGCGCTGCAGCTGCGGGAGACGGTGCGCCAGCGCCTGTTCGACCGGCCGCCGGGCTGACCGCCGGTCACCCGGCGCCGTCCGGCGGGCCCGTTCCTCCGGATGGGGTGAGGACGGACGCCGGCGCGCTGCCGAGGCTGTGCGTCGACCACCCGCCCCACCCTGACCTCCAGGAGGAGCCATGACGCAGACCGCCCCGGACAACGCCCTCGGCCGGATCGCCGCCGGGGACGCCCCCGTCCTCGAGGAGCTGCTCGCGATGAACCTCGATGCCGCGGAGCGCTCGGGCCTCGACGCGGACACCTACCTCCTCGTCCGGCTGGCCGCGCTGGTCGCCATGGACGCCGCCCCCGTGTCCTACCTGATCACCCTGGGCGCCGCCGCGGAGACCGACCTCAGCGTGGAGCGGATCCAGGGCGTCCTGGTCGCGATCGCCCCCGTCGTCGGGAGCGCGCGGGTGACCGCGGCCGCCGGCGCCATCCTGCGCGGGGTCCTGGGCGCCGAGGCGCTGGCGGAGTCGGTCGTGCCGCAGCCGCGCTCCTCGTAGCCGGCCCCTCGTGCGGCGGCACCGACCCGGACAGGGGGTCACGTCGTGACCAGGACCGGTGCCGAGGGCGGCGCCACGGTGGCGAGGGCGGGCGCGCTCGTCCTGCCGTTGGCGCTCGCCCAGTTCATCGCCAGCTACGCGGCGTCGAACATGAACGTGGCGATCAGCACGATCGCCGACGACCTCGGCACCGACGTGACCGGGATCCAGACCACCATCACGCTGTTCACCCTCACGATGGCCGCCCTGATGATCCCGGGCAGCAAGCTGACCGACATCTGGGGCCGCAAGAGGTGCTTCGTCATCGGCCTGCTCGTCTACGCGGCCGGCGCCCTGCTGGCGTCGGTCTCGCAGGGGCTGGCGCTGCTGACCATCGGGTACTCGCTGCTCGAGGGGGTCGGCTCGGCGCTGCTCATCCCGCCGATCTACATCCTGATCACCGTCTACTTCGACGACCTGAAGCAGCGCGCCAAGTGGTTCGGCGTGGTCAGCGGCGCCGCCGGACTGGGGTCGGCCGCGGGCCCGCTGATCGGTGGCCTGATCACCAGCTACGTCAGCTGGCGGGCCTCGTTCCTGCTCCAGGTGGTCGTCGTCCTCTACATCGTGTTCCTGGCCCGCCGCATCGAGGACCCGCCGCTGCCCAGCACGCGCCCGGCGTTCGACCTGCTGGGCGCGGTGCTCTCGGCGGCCGGGCTCTTCCTCGTGGTCTACGGCATCCTGCAGACCAACACCTACGGCTGGGGCCTGTCCCGGGTGTGGCTGTACGTGGCGCTCGGGGTACTGGTCCTGGTGGCCTACTTCGTGCACGCCGCGGCCCGCGAGCGCGGCGGCCGGGCGCCGCTGTTCTCGGTGAGCCTCTTCCGCAACCGGACGTCGAACCTGGGCCTGCTCACCCAGAACGTCCAGTGGCTGGTGCTGCAGGGCGTGTTCTTCGTGATCTCGGTGTTCCTGCAGCAGGAACGCGGCTACTCCGCCATCCAGACCGGGCTGACCCTGGTCCCGGCCACCGTCGGGATCCTGCTGTCCTCGGCGATGGCCCAGCGGATGGCCAGCCGGCACCCGCAGCGGCTGCTGATCCGCGCCGGCTTCACCACCACCGTGGTCGGCATCGCCCTGCTGCTGCTGCTCGCCCGCGAGGACTCGGCGAACTGGACGTTCTGGCCCGGGCTGTTCCTCATGGGGTTCGGCGTGGGGACCATGCTGACCGCGTCGGTGAACGTGGTGCAGTCCGCCTGGCCCGAGGACGTCCAGGGCGACATCTCCGGGGTCTCCCGCAGCGTGTCCAACCTGGGGTCCTCGCTCGGCGTCGCCGTCGCCGGCTCGGTCCTCGTCGCGGCGACCGCCGGCGGCAGCGCCCCCTTCCTGACCGCGATCGTCGTCGTGGGCGGGTTCGCGGTGGTCGGCTGGGTCGCCGCCCTGCTCCTCCCCCACCAGCAGCACCCCGCGGACGAGGCCACGCCGGCGCGCTGACCTGGTCCGCACGTGCACCCGCGCCGCGGTCGGGAGTCCGACCGCGGCGCGGGGCCCGGTGAGCTGGCGGCCGGTGTCAGCGGGCCTTGAGCTCGCGCCCGTGGACGACGATCGCGTAGATGACGAGGACGTCCAGGGTGATCACGATCACCGACCACAGCGGGTACGCCGAGGCGAACAGCAGATGCAGCACCGCGCTCACGAAGGCGATGGTCACGCCCGCCATCCGGGCTGCCAGGTTCCCCATCAGGAGCCCGATGCCCACGAGCCCGGCGAGCAGGCCGAGGACGATGTGCACCCAGCCCCAGGTGTTGTAGTCGACGTCGACCACCAGGCCGCTCGAGCTGACGGCGTAGAAGCCGTCGTCGAACAGCGCCACCAGGCCCTCGATGACCTGGAACAGGCCCATCACGATCAGCATGACCGCGCCGAAGACCACCCAGCCGGCCCACGCTGTCCCTGCGTCGTCGTCGTACCGCGCGCCGGTCACTGCGGACCTGCGGTGCGAGGTGTCCGTCATCTGCCGTCCTCCTGGGTCGTGCCCCGGTCCCGGCGTCGCGTGCGCGGGCGACGGGCCGAGGTCCTGCGGTCGTGTCCTCGCAGCCTCGGCCGCCGCGGCGCAGGCGGCATCGTCCGCACGGTGTGACCCCGGCTCACAGGACCTTGCGGAACCACCGCCG comes from the Modestobacter italicus genome and includes:
- a CDS encoding RNA polymerase sigma factor; this translates as MTVEDTPAVAAAVADAHRREWASVLAATVRVTRDLDAAEECAQDAFAAALTDWRVHGVPARPGAWLTTTAKRRALNVVRHRGVERRYLPLLVEEETVAGPGELVGEDAGLSDDRLRLIVTCCHPALDRSAQVALTLRLMCGLSTADVARAFLVGEATMAARITRAKKKIAVARIPYRVPSAAELPQRVDAVLSVVHLLFTTGHTTPAGDELVRRDLVQRSVELGRMLRRLLPADPAVAGLLALMLLTDARRETRTAPDGRLLLLEEQDRARWDRPAIAEGAELVREALRSRPPPRYALQAAIAAVHAESPTWDDTDWHEIVALYGVLTQLWPSPVVALNRAVAVGFARGAAAGLAELDALAGERQLAGYGYLPAARADFLRRLGRVPEARAAYTQALSLTANAVEREFLTARLRGLGDPPG
- a CDS encoding YciI family protein gives rise to the protein MSQYLILIYEDETPYEAATPEELAEITQAHVDFAAAVEQHGVTLVGGEALQPTGTATSVRGGSEVTDGPFVETKEALGGYYLIDAPDLDAALAVGKLCPARFGGVEVRPVMTFG
- a CDS encoding Rv1733c family protein, coding for MARASDRIEQLARVLLVCALALTFPVTLLVASTTHARALAEGRAQSLERHQVDAVLVGEPVAGPADAPRTPRATAVWRGPSGAEHTGLVPVPDGTAAGATVPVWVDRAGDLTTRPLDEDGAAGQAAGMAVGTFLLVPALALGVHVVLRAALDRSRLRRWAADWAVVEPLWARRQP
- a CDS encoding dipeptidase gives rise to the protein MRSGADAAVLRTRVAELMPQARRELAELVAIPSVADPRQYPPQECLRAARWVADRFAGVGFPDVRLAPTPDGSSAVIGTRRCGDQDAPTVLLYAHYDVQPPQREDAWRTPPFSLTEVDGRWYGRGAADCKGNVLVHLTALRALGSALPVHLTVVVEGSEEQGTGGLEAFVPEHADLLRADAVVVADTGNAAVGEPALTVSLRGTVHVVVTVEALTSAVHSGVFGGAAPDALAALVGMLATLRDERGATTVDGLPATGEWSGAPYPDEQFRQDAGVLDGVSLLGGGTVADALWARPAVTVLGIDCPPVVGSAAAVVPRAGARIELRIPPGVAARPAGEALVRHLHRAAPWGVRVTAQVESAGEACRPATGGPAHRAMTAALHAAYGVPPVELGQGGSIPLCGVLAATYPAAELLLIGVEEPLSSIHAPNESVAPQEIADMALAEALFLQSYGTAPR
- a CDS encoding class II glutamine amidotransferase codes for the protein MAYSGDPILVEELLYRPVHSLIDQSLHAKLGGFTTNGDGVGIGWYGDRAEPAVYKSTHPAWNDRDLREIASQIRTPLLFAHIRASSGTPVQRSNCHPFRHGRWLWMHNGSLAEFGTLKRDLVMAVDPALYPQIEGSTDTETLFFLALTFGLEDDPPTAVARAVALVEEVGHRHGVAYPVHMTVATTDGESIWVFRYSSEGETSSLYYSTDVAQVRQLHPELEALQQLGPDTRFVVSEPLRELPGAWHEVPDGSWGLVHRDKGEIHPFQPLVRV
- a CDS encoding DUF1028 domain-containing protein, with amino-acid sequence MTYSVLGCDAADGAVGVAVQSKFPGVGSLVPHGEADVGVVATQAFGNPRHGSAGLALLRSGATPGQALEVLLNDDEHRTKRQFALLDPTGTGAAYTGDDLHTWAGWSGSATGRACVALGNGLAGAGVVEAMVTTFEDTGGPLAERLVAALDAGERAGGDIRGQQSAALLVLRRDGGYGGLDDRHVVISVYDHPRPIEELSRCYALHRLAWFPSDPADLVPIGPELARELKRLMVARGFFDGAVDGSWDPAVQRRLDLFLGSENYDNRIDNGGLFDLEVLADLHLRYGSTAGSGG
- a CDS encoding CPBP family intramembrane glutamic endopeptidase, translated to MTTSAARLTHDRRVSAAAVAVLAAINVTDHTLHPPWWVRTLEGAGLVVWARSDGLSWSQLGLGRDRLGAGCRWALGVIGVVAGGYAVAVLLPLTRPAFQDDRYHLPLPDVLRTAFVVIPLGTVVLEELAFRSVLWGVFSRHLRPWQVLVGTSVLFGCWHVLPAAGVGTTNRGVSEAVGGAGSAVLVAGTVALTTVGGLVFGELRRRSGSVVASAGAHWATNALGVLFGLVAWRLEGEG
- a CDS encoding alpha/beta hydrolase, coding for MTARSATGVAGAGPDVDLPPPTPAQDGPRRRWPARLPRGTWSGTVGALVLGCCSLTPSLLPRGWVVQGVVTGITAAIGYGVGVTVAWFVAESTEGRLSAGARRRAWQVLAVAGPLLLLGMLVLGARWQREVHELMGLDPPSGWSSVGVVVLAVLLSALLVAVGRGVRRLARWLARVVGRVLPRRLARALGVLGAAVLVVFLVNGVLFQGLVEGMNSAFSVTNGDTKEGSVRPTGPERSGSPGSLVPWEDLGREGRAFVGLGPTTADLAAFSGRPAVAPVRAYVGLDSGGDVGDRAALAVRELQRAGGLDRAVLVVVTTTGTGWVDPAASDSLEYEFNGDTAMVGLQYSYLPSWMSFLVDQVKARDAGRALFDAVYGAWAQLPADARPRLLVFGESLGTFGGEAAFSGLADIGNRTDGVLWAGPPNFNALTREIVEDRDDGSPEWLPVVDEGRTVRFADEAPDLTGPPAPWGDPRVVYLQNASDPIVWWSPRLVLDRPDWLTGDRAPDVSPSMVWLPVVSFWQVTADLVFATGVPDGHGHRYEADYVDGWAAVAQPPGWTAADTERLRSLIGGD